In a single window of the Raphanus sativus cultivar WK10039 chromosome 9, ASM80110v3, whole genome shotgun sequence genome:
- the LOC130500114 gene encoding uncharacterized protein LOC130500114, translating into MEVAELLKKGYLREFLSDKAKNLLNKEGPDLPIEAAPALPPQQDRVIHVITGGSEISGISSASAKRSTRNARNGQEAEGPKRLLLGTDEISFTAREQEKVLAPHHDALVISLTIANCLVKRILLDNGSSSNIIFHSAFADLGLEPTALTRKATPLVGFIGEVKQTLGEVLLPVYAKGINQATKFLVVDCP; encoded by the coding sequence ATGGAAGTCgccgagctcctcaagaaaggcTACCTAAGGGAGTTCCTCTCAGATAAGGCCAAGAACCTTCTAAACAAGGAAGGTCCTGATCTCCCTATCGAAGCAGCTCCCGCATTGCCACCACAACAAGACCGAGTGATCCATGTCATCACAGGTGGATCAGAGATAAGCGGAATTAGTAGTGCCTctgccaagagaagtactcgcaaCGCCAGGAACGGTcaagaggccgagggtcctAAGCGCCTACTCCTCGGAACAGACGAGATCAGcttcactgcaagggagcaggagaaggtcctTGCTCCTCACCACGACGCTcttgtcatttcacttaccatagcaaactgcttggtcaagcgaatactaTTGGACAATGGAAGTTCCAGCAACATAATCTTCCATTCGGCCTTCGCCGACCTAGGGTTGGAACCCACGGCCCTAACTAGAAAGGCGACTCCCCTTGTGGGCTTCATCGGAGAGGTCAAGCAAACCTTAGGAGAGGTTCTTCTCCCCGTGTACGCCAAGGGGATAAACCAGGCCACAAAATTCCTAGTCGTCGACTGCCCTTGA
- the LOC130500115 gene encoding uncharacterized protein LOC130500115, with product MLAVAIPRDAQEATMCKGFGSTLTGPALQWYINLPTKSIKSFAALSDKFVEQFARGRNLEKNSNDLYEVLQHRNEPLRSYIARFNQEKVAIPECNADMAISAFKRGLLPEGDLYKELIKYKCRNMEDVLSRAWAQVRWEEDVGSGAKACSKYDQKSSKLTRNDRDEPSRPKTTRKTSNPSRGRYQHRPLPRSEGMMVSTWPDISHLAISKPKLIGVLRQIGPQVKWPPKMKAAEAN from the coding sequence atgctagcagtagcaatcccCCGGGATGCACaagaagctaccatgtgcaagggATTCGGATCAACCTTGACCGGCCCTGCTCTCCAGTGGTACATCAATCTTCCTACCAAATCCATCAagtcctttgcagcccttagcgacAAGTTCGTGGAGCAATTTGCTAGAGGTCGCAACCTAGAGAAGAACTCAAACGACCTCTATGAAGTTCTCCAGCATAGGAACGAACCCCTTCGTTCCTACATAGCACGCTTCAACCAAGAGAAGGTGGCTATCCCTGAGTGCAACGCTGATATGGCTATCTCAGCCTTCAAGCGGGGTCTACTTCCGGAGGGAGATCTCTACAAGGAGCTGATTAAATACAAGTGCAGGAATATGGAAGACGTATtgtctcgtgcttgggctcaagtaaggtGGGAAGAAGACGTTGGTAGTGGGGCCAAAGCCTGTTCGAAGTACGATCAGAAGTCCTCAAAGCTAACTAGGAATGACCGCGATGAGCCCTCTCGTCCCAAGACCACGAGGAAGACCAGCAATCCGAGCAGGGGCAGATACCAACATCGACCTTTGCCTAGATCCGAGGGGATGATGGTATCTACTTGGCCCGATATCTCTCATCTTGCGATATCCAAACCGAAACTGATCGGTGTCCTACGACAAATAGGTCCACAAGTTAAGTGGCCTCCTAAGATGAAGGCTGCAGAGGCTAATTGA